One region of Bombus affinis isolate iyBomAffi1 chromosome 5, iyBomAffi1.2, whole genome shotgun sequence genomic DNA includes:
- the LOC126916507 gene encoding LOW QUALITY PROTEIN: uncharacterized protein LOC126916507 (The sequence of the model RefSeq protein was modified relative to this genomic sequence to represent the inferred CDS: inserted 2 bases in 1 codon), whose protein sequence is MCTVLATLTSQTVFIPREIMYFSRNISRFYHSRQKLCCVDNFLLGKHSLFSFLVDTWSIPRTCYSAGSKINFPESLTKEKAKEVASKLTSEERDLFLKVLEECKSEKDRAGYQDQLAAFRWCNKLGRPSKISLGDMDPTGTYCPVPEDWFMRNIKNFLPLHSXHGHQFTTTEPHLAEIVPEPTTKDLVLVAISNAIPFIGFGFLDNFIMIVAGDQIEIILNKKFPISTMAAAALGNTISDIIGIGSVHYVERFAQSVGFKAPKLTPMQLNLHRTKAAANLGRVIGVTIGCIIGMTPIPIFSYFHNGG, encoded by the exons GCTTGCAACTTTAACTAGTCAAACAGTATTTATCCCACGAGAAATTATGTATTTTAGTAGAAATATATCGCGATTTTATCACAGTCGTCAAAAATTGTGTTGCGTGGATAATTTTCTGTTAGGAAAGCATTCTTTATTTTCGTTTCTTGTTGATACGTGGAGTATACCGAGGACATGTTATAGCGCGGGAAGCAAAATAAATTTTCCTGAATCCTTAACGAAGGAAAAGGCGAAAGAAGTAGCCTCTAAGCTTACCTCGGAAGAACGAGATCTTTTTTTAAAAGTTCTTGAAGAATGTAAATCGGAAAAGGATAGAGCTGGATATCAAG ACCAATTAGCTGCTTTTCGATGGTGTAATAAACTTGGACGGCCTAGCAAAATATCATTAGGGGATATGGATCCTACAGGCACTTATTGTCCTGTACCAGAAGATTGGTTTATGCGCAA TATAAAAAATTTTCTTCCATTGCATTC ACATGGACATCAATTT ACAACTACAGAGCCACACTTAG CTGAAATTGTTCCAGAACCAACTACAAAAGATCTAGTATTAG TTGCAATTTCAAATGCAATTCCATTTATTGGCTTTGGCTTTCTTGACAACTTCATCATGATTGTTGCT GGTGAtcaaattgaaataatattgaataaaaaattTCCAATATCGACTATGGCAGCTGCCGCGTTAGGAAATACGATATCTGATATAATAGGAATTGGGTCTGTACATTATGTAGAACGTTTTGCTCAAAGTGTTGGTTTTAAAGCACCAAAACTTACTCCCATGCAGTTAAATCTACATAGAACAAAAGCAGCCGCTAATTTG GGACGTGTTATTGGAGTTACAATTGGCTGCATTATCGGGATGACACCTATTCCTATTTTTTCCTACTTTCATAACGGTGgttga
- the LOC126916501 gene encoding protein CNPPD1, which yields MLTMSRRKKTPSKLKSIGNHDEFLNRISKSLYYSKLPVTDCLSLPVTELAAELFTEVKGGYTLERLDVEEASRISRNACVSPCSLVLALLYLERLKDCNPEYLQQVAPSELFLVTLMVASKFLNDEGEDDEVFNSEWALSGDLTILQINQLEKDFLKAIDWTVFVHNQEFWERLQKLEKDVAYREAQKRGWFSYTELTCLMNSMQLIAVAQAVVNISTICLATYTAGVITLLGSALVASYLPGTVLSPRQINNSTDMKTDFNPVMDITSSPIEIESILSEDILIDDFIYTSLSCNRSQENCEYIRINEATDANWKWWLNSMMIWLSEYSSLESTKTLRTANDKTECADTSMTTKFLFDITMSDESFIKFWKQILGSDLEILLHDWRYYANCVTKLTLDHQH from the exons ATGTTGACTATGTCAAGAAGAAAGAAAACCCCATCGAAATTAAAG AGCATTGGTAATCACGATGAATTTTTAAATCGTATATCGAAATCACTTTACTATTCGAAATTACCAGTGACTGATTGCCTCAGTTTACCTGTTACTG AATTGGCAGCAGAGTTGTTTACTGAAGTAAAAGGTGGTTATACACTTGAAAGATTAGATGTGGAAGAGGCTAGCAGAATATCTAGAAATGCATGTGTTTCGCCATGTTCCCTTGTTTTAGCATTACTGTACTTGGAAAGATTGAAAGATTGTAATCCAGAATATCTTCAACAAGTAGCACCTTCAGAGCTCTTCCTTGTTACCTTG ATGGTGGCTAGTAAATTTTTAAACGACGAAGGAGAAGATGATGAAGTTTTCAATAGTGAGTGGGCACTATCAGGTGATCTGACTATATTACAAATAAATCAGTTAGAGAAAGACTTTCTCAAAGCTATT GATTGGACTGTTTTTGTTCATAATCAAGAATTTTGGGAAAGACTACAGAAATTGGAGAAAGATGTAGCTTACAGAGAAGCACAGAAAAGAGGCTGGTTTTCATATACAGAATTAACTTGTCTAATGAATTCAATGCAATTAATAGCAGTAGCACAAGCTGTAGTAAATATATCAACCATTTGTTTGGCAACATATACTGCAGGAGTAATTACTCTTTTAGGCTCTGCCTTAGTTGCGAGCTACCTTCCAGGGACAGTACTTAGTCCAAGGCAAATAAATAATTCTACAGATATGAAAACAGATTTTAATCCAGTAATGGATATAACCTCATCGCCAATTGAAATTGAAAGTATTTTATCAGAAGATATTTTAATTGatgattttatatatacatCCTTAAGTTGCAATCGATCTCAAGAAAATTGTGAATATATTAGAATAAATGAAGCTACTGATGCAAATTGGAAATGGTGGTTGAATTCTATGATGATATGGCTATCGGAATATTCAAGTTTAGAGTCGACAAAAACATTGCGTACAGCAAACGATAAAACCGAATGTGCAGACACGTCAATGACaacaaaatttttattcgaCATTACTATGTCAGATGaatcttttataaaattttggaaACAAATATTAGGGAGTGATTTGGAAATTCTTCTGCACGACTGGAGATATTACGCGAACTGCGTTACAAAATTGACACTCGATCATCAGCATTGA
- the LOC126916496 gene encoding actin-binding protein IPP, with protein sequence MRLKGKNNTKSFQSVYKVLSRICRTADKGQLDSFMADGAVPPIKNGHNCNNMGFATQPVKQTSDVSNTVYAVGEYAPKVLRNLNTQRLKNQFSDVGLVAGGSIIRAHRSVLAAGSAYFNAMFTGGLVEEQQELVEIHSVSANILSLLVDFIYSGNVDITQDNVQELFAAADMLELDEVVFGCITYLKQQLHYSNALGIYRFAEAHNRLDLLETALRFIQVNFPQVSQEEEFLDLPKEHLVHFLSSDYIHIDTEFQVFQAAYNWIVHDIPTRRCYVFEILSHIRLRLCSLARLERVILECKDASLIVALRSIQKDLVSNKGCLVPLHAQPRLCAKKNILVIGGLRREHSAGSWGRAAESTYETIEKYDIFTGEWSKVTPIGIGRILPGVALLDGKVYVVGGELESCIIANCECYDPRDNVWTSIACMEEPRCEFGLCALDNSLYAFGGWVGEDIGGSIEIYDPITNSWTLDGQLPKPRFSMGVVAYEGLMYVVGGCTHNNRHSQDLMSYNPVTREWTHLAPMLTARSQMGITILDGYIYVVGGTNKNQEVLTAVERYSFEKNKWSTVAPMNMGRSYPAIAAADNRLYVIGGEQCQEINFFRTQITISTVECYDPHLNKWHECASLPTSRGEASAIVAPF encoded by the exons ATGCGTTTAAAAGggaaaaataatacaaaatcgtTTCAAAGCGTCTATAAGGTGCTTTCGCGTATATGTC gaACTGCAGATAAAGGACAACTTGATAGTTTCATGGCGGATGGTGCAGTGCCACCAATAAAGAATGGCCATAACTGTAATAATATGGGTTTTGCAACACAACCAGTAAAACAAACTTCTGATGTTTCCAATACCGTTTATGCTGTGGGGGAATATGCTCCGAAGGTTTTAAGGAATTTAAATACTCAAAGACTAAAAAATCAGTTTAGTGATGTAGGCCTGGTCGCTGGTGGAAGCATTATTAGAGCACACAGATCGGTTTTAGCAGCAGGAAGTGCTTATTTTAATGCTATGTTCACTGGTGGTTTGGTGGAAGAACAACAGGAATTAGTAGAAATTCATTCAGTATCAGCTAATATACTTTCCCTCTTGGTGGATTTCATTTACTCTGGGAATGTTGATATTACCCAGGACAATGTTCAAGAATTATTTGCAGCTGCTGATATGCTAGAATTAGATGAAGTAGTGTTTGGTTGCATTACTTACTTGAAACAGCAACTGCATTATTCAAATGCCCTTGGGATTTATAG atTTGCAGAAGCTCATAACAGATTAGATCTTTTGGAAACTGCCCTACGCTTTATACAAGTCAATTTTCCTCAAGTATCTCAAGAGGAAGAATTTTTGGATCTGCCAAAAGAACATCTTGTTCATTTTCTCAGTAGTGATTATATTCATATTGATACTGAATTCCAG GTCTTCCAAGCAGCATATAATTGGATTGTTCATGATATACCAACAAGAAGATGTTACGTATTTGAGATATTAAGCCATATACGTTTACGGCTGTGTTCATTAGCGAGATTGGAACGAGTTATTTTGGAATGTAAAGACGCGAGTCTCATCGTTGCGTTAAGATCTATACAAAAGGATTTAGTATCAAATAAAGGATGTCTTGTGCCTCTTCACGCACAACCTAGACTTTGTGCTAAGAAAAACATTTTAGTGATTGGGGGATTACGGCGTGAACATTCAGCAGGTAGTTGGGGTAGAGCTGCTGAAAGTACTTATGAAACAATCgaaaaatatgatatatttaCCGG TGAATGGAGTAAGGTAACACCTATTGGAATAGGACGAATATTACCAGGGGTCGCACTATTAGATGGTAAAGTTTACGTTGTTGGTGGAGAACTTGAATCATGTATTATTGCTAATTGTGAATGTTACGACCCACGTGATAATGTATGGACTTCGATCGCCTGTATGGAAGAACCTAGGTGTGAATTTGGACTTTGTGCCTTGGATAATAGCTTATATGCATTTGGTGGCTGGGTGGGTGAAGATATTGGTGGATCGATAGAGATATATGATCCAATAACTAATTCTTGGACACTTGATGGGCAACTTCCTAAACCGAGATTCAGCATGGGAGTAGTTGCTTATGAAG GATTAATGTATGTAGTCGGTGGTTGTACGCATAATAACAGGCATAGTCAAGATTTAATGAGTTACAATCCAGTAACAAGAGAATGGACTCATTTAGCTCCAATGCTTACCGCGCGTTCACAAATGGGGATTACTATTCTTGATGGATATATTTACGTTGTCGGTGGTACTAATAAAAATCAAGAAGTTTTAACGGCCGTTGAACGATATTCCTTTGAAAAG AACAAATGGAGTACCGTTGCGCCTATGAATATGGGTAGATCATACCCTGCAATTGCGGCAGCCGATAATAGGCTTTATGTTATAGGAGGTGAACAGTGTCAGGAAATCAATTTTTTTCGGACGCAAATTACGATTTCTACAGTTGAATGTTACGATCCCCATTTAAATAAATGGCATGAATGTGCTTCGTTGCCGACAAGTAGAGGTGAAGCATCGGCAATCGTTGCACCTTTTTGA